In Bdellovibrionota bacterium, a single window of DNA contains:
- a CDS encoding ferritin family protein: MEKGQVTEDAIFECFAAAEENVEPLKSADSFVDVEEYENDVMYPSFAKWADAAGYPEIARLFMKVAGEEKLHSKWLRELYQEIGAPKEGKDTARAKDALSAINANMERLVANNPEGMIEKALKVAIRVENREWSQIYPSFRDQALATGNRSAANVYQKVIDSEKQHASWFEEALAGFQARKHSAVAAPA; encoded by the coding sequence ATGGAAAAAGGACAAGTGACTGAAGACGCCATCTTCGAATGTTTTGCGGCTGCGGAGGAGAATGTGGAACCCCTCAAGTCCGCGGATTCGTTCGTGGATGTTGAAGAATACGAAAACGACGTGATGTATCCTTCGTTCGCCAAGTGGGCGGATGCGGCCGGCTATCCGGAAATCGCGCGCCTGTTCATGAAAGTGGCGGGAGAAGAGAAGCTGCACTCGAAGTGGCTCCGAGAGCTGTATCAAGAGATCGGCGCGCCCAAGGAAGGAAAAGATACGGCGCGAGCCAAGGACGCTCTTTCGGCCATCAACGCCAACATGGAACGCTTGGTTGCGAATAACCCTGAAGGGATGATCGAAAAAGCTTTAAAAGTCGCAATTCGCGTCGAAAACCGCGAGTGGTCGCAGATTTATCCGTCCTTCCGGGATCAAGCCCTGGCGACCGGAAATAGATCTGCCGCCAACGTATATCAAAAGGTGATCGACTCGGAAAAGCAGCATGCTTCGTGGTTTGAAGAGGCTTTGGCCGGATTCCAAGCTCGTAAGCATTCGGCAGTTGCCGCCCCGGCGTAA
- a CDS encoding ubiquinone/menaquinone biosynthesis methyltransferase has translation MIENFRNIARQYDLLNTIISFGQHWRWKRRLVAKALELCGNPPTKPVLDISTGTGDVAARFVSVRNGHAFSVVGLDPCREMMAVGRAKYGGRFLWTEGFSEELPFRDRSVSIISCAFGVRNFGDLARAFREWKRVLVPGGIAAVLETHPTPPVWYRPAILLYWNHVMPRIGQLFSRKAAYEYLRDSTLHFLNPARMIDVARSAGLRHVHSESLMVRGMVSLTFFRNDD, from the coding sequence ATGATTGAAAACTTTCGAAATATCGCCCGACAATATGATCTCTTGAACACGATCATATCGTTCGGCCAACATTGGCGTTGGAAACGCCGCCTGGTCGCCAAGGCGTTGGAGCTTTGCGGCAATCCGCCGACGAAACCGGTACTCGACATTTCCACAGGCACCGGAGACGTCGCGGCTCGTTTCGTTTCCGTTCGGAACGGCCATGCCTTCTCCGTCGTCGGATTGGATCCTTGCCGGGAGATGATGGCCGTCGGACGCGCAAAATACGGCGGGCGCTTTCTTTGGACGGAAGGCTTTTCGGAGGAGCTTCCTTTTCGCGATCGCTCCGTCTCCATTATTTCCTGCGCGTTCGGCGTGAGAAACTTTGGCGACTTGGCGCGCGCATTTCGGGAATGGAAGCGGGTGCTTGTCCCGGGCGGCATCGCGGCCGTATTGGAAACGCACCCTACGCCTCCCGTTTGGTACCGGCCCGCGATTCTTCTCTACTGGAATCACGTGATGCCCCGTATTGGCCAGCTCTTCAGTCGAAAGGCCGCGTACGAATATCTCCGAGACTCCACGCTCCATTTTCTAAATCCGGCGAGAATGATCGACGTCGCTCGGAGTGCGGGATTGCGGCATGTCCATTCGGAATCGCTGATGGTCCGTGGTATGGTCAGCCTGACTTTTTTCCGAAATGACGACTGA
- a CDS encoding leucyl aminopeptidase, giving the protein MSIPKLSFSVSVESASASKLNSEVVVLPVFRGGALPWRENEVGKELSRLIQKRIDRDRFDAEAGKCHWIDLEGFGASRVLLIGLGERKDYDRSALRNAYGTAAKEILERKVQHVGLPFVSGKDIGPDFDVALEGFLLGTYRFDKYRKNNHKPLLQKISAGAPDKRAKVLAEKTLAMVIPTVRAIFFSRDLVNEPANVVNPSFMETQAKQIAKEQGVSLKVFGEAELKKRGMNLILAVGMGSQEKPRLLHFEYKPKGKSKKKVAFCGKGVTFDSGGLSLKSQDHMYGMKADMAGAAAVLAIVWLAAELKIPVHLHGLAPLVENLPGAHSVKPGDVFVAHNGKSVEIENTDAEGRLILADTVSFASTLKVDHIIDAATLTGACMVALGEDVAGMFTFDSKLAKGIGQASERVGERFWRLPMEKAYMRLLKSDVADLRNVGGKYAGAITAALFLSEFVSAGSWAHLDIAGPAFLEHDSPICPKGGTGFGVRTMREFLST; this is encoded by the coding sequence ATGTCGATTCCTAAATTGTCGTTTTCGGTGTCCGTCGAGTCCGCTTCCGCTTCGAAACTGAATTCCGAAGTCGTGGTATTGCCCGTATTTCGCGGCGGCGCGCTCCCGTGGCGCGAGAATGAAGTGGGCAAAGAGTTGTCCCGGCTTATTCAAAAACGGATCGACCGCGATCGCTTCGATGCCGAAGCCGGAAAATGTCATTGGATTGACCTGGAGGGTTTCGGCGCGTCGCGGGTCCTCTTAATCGGTTTGGGAGAGCGCAAAGATTACGACCGGTCGGCCCTGCGAAACGCTTACGGCACGGCTGCCAAGGAGATCTTGGAGCGGAAGGTCCAGCATGTGGGACTTCCGTTTGTGAGCGGCAAGGACATCGGACCGGACTTCGACGTCGCCCTGGAAGGTTTTCTCCTTGGTACGTATCGATTCGACAAATACCGAAAGAACAATCACAAGCCGCTCCTTCAAAAAATTTCCGCGGGAGCGCCCGACAAGCGAGCGAAGGTGTTGGCCGAGAAAACTTTAGCCATGGTGATCCCGACGGTGCGGGCGATATTTTTTAGCCGGGACCTCGTCAACGAGCCGGCCAACGTCGTGAACCCGAGCTTTATGGAAACCCAGGCCAAGCAGATCGCCAAGGAGCAAGGCGTCTCTCTGAAAGTATTCGGCGAGGCGGAACTGAAGAAGCGAGGAATGAATCTCATTCTAGCCGTCGGAATGGGGAGTCAGGAAAAACCGCGCCTTCTGCATTTCGAATATAAGCCGAAAGGGAAATCCAAGAAGAAAGTCGCCTTTTGCGGAAAGGGAGTCACGTTCGATTCGGGCGGCTTGTCGCTCAAGTCCCAGGATCATATGTACGGTATGAAAGCCGACATGGCGGGTGCGGCGGCTGTTCTGGCGATCGTATGGCTGGCCGCGGAGCTTAAAATTCCGGTACATCTGCACGGCCTCGCGCCACTGGTCGAAAATCTCCCGGGCGCGCATTCCGTCAAACCGGGAGACGTTTTTGTGGCTCATAACGGCAAGAGCGTTGAAATTGAAAATACCGACGCCGAAGGCCGCCTGATTCTGGCGGACACTGTTTCTTTCGCGAGCACGCTGAAGGTGGATCACATAATCGACGCCGCCACGCTTACCGGAGCCTGTATGGTTGCGCTAGGGGAGGATGTTGCGGGAATGTTTACGTTTGATTCCAAGCTGGCGAAGGGGATCGGCCAAGCTTCCGAGCGCGTTGGAGAAAGATTTTGGCGACTTCCGATGGAAAAAGCGTACATGCGCCTTCTGAAAAGCGACGTCGCCGATCTACGGAACGTCGGCGGCAAATATGCCGGCGCCATCACGGCCGCGTTGTTCCTTTCGGAATTTGTTTCCGCCGGTTCGTGGGCGCATCTTGACATCGCCGGCCCGGCGTTTCTCGAACACGACTCTCCCATTTGTCCCAAGGGGGGCACGGGATTCGGTGTTCGAACGATGAGGGAGTTTCTATCGACCTGA